The Phosphitispora fastidiosa region CGACCGGGGGCGTCGATCTATGGCTTCCTGTCCAACCGTTTTGCTTCCTTCTTCTCCCGCATGATCCAGGCATCCGAGGGCGAAGCCCCCTACGTTCTCGACGGCCTCCTTCACAACGAAAGCTCCGTCGAAATCTATGAGCACGCAACCGATACCGCTGGCGCCACCGAAACGACGTTCTCCATGTTCCACGCCTTTGGCTACAGGCTCATTCCCCGTATCCGCAATCTCGGCAATCGCAGGCTCTTTGTCATTGATCGCGATCCGGCTT contains the following coding sequences:
- a CDS encoding Tn3 family transposase; protein product: RPGASIYGFLSNRFASFFSRMIQASEGEAPYVLDGLLHNESSVEIYEHATDTAGATETTFSMFHAFGYRLIPRIRNLGNRRLFVIDRDPA